The following are encoded together in the Thermoanaerobaculia bacterium genome:
- a CDS encoding cytochrome c peroxidase, whose product MPIDRISRSCAAALAALLAGGAAIAQAPAGSAPTLALLGQKIFFDTSLSRPAGQACADCHGPAVGFTGPNERVNRGGGVYPGAVHGRFGNRKPPSAAYAAAPTLATRSEEGETVFFGGSFWDGRATGARLDSALAEQALGPFLNPLEQNMPDAAAVVAAVCSGPNGGLLRRVAKDERRVADACAPGQAAAAYDVIGLAIAAYETSPAAQPFSSRYDRYLAGTEKLTPQEMKGLSLFGGKGKCGECHPHERRNGQAPLFTDFTYDNIGLPANPANPFYAMGAEYNPDGKTWKDPGLGGYLKNEPRWASLAPRNMGKFKVPTLRNVDRRPSPGFVKAYGHNGVFKSLEEVVHFYNTRDVLPVCGARKGLVAGKGCWPASEEPRNLEHEKTGRLGLTADEETAIVAFLKTLSDEGAPRR is encoded by the coding sequence ATGCCGATCGACCGCATCTCTCGATCGTGCGCCGCCGCGCTCGCCGCCCTTCTCGCCGGCGGAGCGGCGATCGCGCAGGCGCCCGCCGGGTCCGCGCCGACACTCGCCCTTCTCGGACAGAAGATCTTCTTCGATACGTCGCTGTCGCGCCCGGCCGGACAGGCGTGCGCCGACTGTCACGGCCCCGCGGTCGGATTCACCGGCCCGAACGAGCGTGTGAACCGGGGCGGGGGCGTGTATCCCGGCGCGGTTCACGGACGCTTCGGGAACCGGAAACCGCCCAGCGCCGCCTATGCCGCCGCGCCGACGCTGGCGACGCGCAGCGAGGAGGGCGAGACCGTCTTCTTCGGCGGGAGTTTCTGGGACGGCCGCGCGACCGGCGCCCGTCTCGACAGCGCTCTCGCCGAGCAGGCCCTCGGTCCGTTCCTGAATCCGCTCGAACAGAACATGCCCGACGCGGCCGCGGTCGTCGCGGCGGTCTGCTCGGGACCGAACGGCGGACTGCTGCGGCGGGTCGCCAAGGACGAACGCCGAGTCGCCGACGCGTGCGCTCCGGGGCAGGCCGCGGCCGCGTACGACGTGATCGGTCTTGCGATCGCCGCCTACGAGACCTCGCCGGCGGCACAGCCCTTTTCCTCGCGCTACGATCGTTATCTCGCGGGCACGGAGAAGCTGACCCCGCAGGAGATGAAGGGGCTCTCGCTCTTCGGCGGCAAGGGGAAATGCGGCGAATGCCATCCTCACGAGCGCAGGAACGGGCAGGCGCCGCTCTTCACGGATTTCACGTACGACAACATCGGCCTGCCGGCAAATCCCGCCAACCCGTTCTATGCGATGGGCGCCGAATACAACCCGGACGGGAAGACGTGGAAGGACCCCGGGCTCGGCGGGTATCTGAAGAACGAGCCGCGATGGGCTTCGCTCGCGCCGCGGAACATGGGGAAATTCAAGGTTCCGACGCTCCGCAACGTCGATCGCCGTCCGTCGCCGGGATTCGTCAAGGCATACGGTCACAACGGCGTCTTCAAGAGCCTCGAGGAGGTCGTCCACTTCTACAACACGCGTGACGTTCTCCCCGTCTGCGGGGCACGAAAGGGCCTCGTGGCGGGGAAGGGCTGCTGGCCGGCTTCCGAGGAGCCGCGGAACCTCGAGCACGAAAAGACCGGCAGACTGGGATTGACCGCCGACGAGGAGACCGCGATCGTCGCGTTCCTGAAGACGTTGAGCGACGAAGGGGCTCCACGCCGGTAG
- a CDS encoding MarC family protein, with amino-acid sequence MLGRFVQDCAVLFATIDPIGSVLVFVAVTRGHGEAQRRRIALKAVLIAGAILLAFMVLGEVLLASMHVALRSFQIAGALFLFFFGAQLTFGQGAHTTGAAEPGHDLAVFPMAVPAIASPGAITAIVVLTNNDVFSIPMQAMTAVALLLVLGFTALMLLGASFVHRILGNSGASVLIRILGLILASLAVQMLVEALRGSGLSAPPIPS; translated from the coding sequence ATGCTCGGGCGCTTCGTCCAGGACTGCGCCGTTCTCTTCGCGACGATCGACCCGATCGGGTCCGTCCTCGTCTTCGTCGCGGTCACGCGGGGACACGGCGAGGCGCAGAGGCGCCGCATCGCGCTCAAGGCGGTCCTGATCGCGGGGGCGATCCTCCTGGCGTTCATGGTCCTCGGGGAAGTCCTGCTCGCTTCGATGCACGTCGCGCTCCGCTCGTTCCAGATTGCGGGGGCGCTCTTCCTCTTCTTCTTCGGGGCCCAGCTCACGTTCGGGCAGGGAGCGCACACGACGGGCGCCGCGGAGCCCGGCCACGATCTGGCGGTGTTTCCGATGGCGGTGCCGGCGATCGCGAGCCCCGGCGCGATCACGGCGATCGTGGTGCTCACCAACAACGACGTCTTCAGCATTCCCATGCAGGCGATGACGGCCGTCGCGCTCCTGCTCGTTCTGGGATTCACCGCGTTGATGCTCCTCGGCGCGTCCTTCGTCCACCGGATCCTCGGCAACTCCGGCGCGTCGGTGCTGATCCGGATACTCGGGCTGATCCTCGCGTCGCTCGCCGTCCAGATGCTGGTCGAAGCGCTCCGGGGCTCGGGCCTGTCGGCGCCGCCGATTCCTTCCTGA